A region of the Microcystis aeruginosa FD4 genome:
GCTAACTCTTTATCTCTAGCTTGAACGGTGGTTTGTAGTTGATTTATCTGACTAGAAAGAATTGATTTTTGTTGGGACAATTGATCCCGTTGACCAGTTAACTGTGCCTTTTGATTAGTTAAAATAACTCGTTCATTATTTAAATTAGCCACTTCCTTCCGAAACTTTTCCAACTGTCCCGAAACTAATCGCAAACGTTGACGAGAAGCTTGATAATTTTTGTTAAGAACCTCTAGACGTTTCTGCACGGCTATCTGTTCACTTTTAGCCGTTTTTAAAGCCTTTTCCACCTGATTTTTTTGTTCGGTGGTTTTTCTTACCTGACTTTCCAAATCCTTAATAGCGGCACGACGTTCATTTAAAAGGCGATCCAGTTCAAAAACCCCTTGACGCAGGGATTTACTAGAAGCAAACAAGACAATTAAAGTCGAGCCAGCGATCAAAATTCCCGTTACAATCGTCATTAAAGTTGCGGTTTGTTTCGGACGCAGATTAAATAAACGCATCCTTTTCTTACCGATACGGCTACCTATGCGATCGCCAACCGCCGCTATCAGACCACCTAAAACCACGATGGCCAAAACTAAAATATAAGCGCTAGTCATCCAGAATTTAGGTAAATTGTTGACTGAGAGCGACGGGATTATGGACGGTAATTTTCTTCTTGTAAATTGAGACCATTTCCTGATCCCGCAGCTCTCCCAATAAACGGGTGACAGTGACGCGAGTAGAACCGATCGCTTCGGCGATCGCTTGGTGAGACAATTTTAGATCCACCCGGATGCCATCGGTGGTGGGAACCCCAAAATCACGACAGAGAATTAATAAAAAACTGACCAAACGTGAACCCATATCCCGGTGAGCTAAGGTTTCGATCATCATTTCCGTTTGCAGAATCCGCGAGGACAACCCCTGCAACATCAACATTGATAAATCGGGATTATTGCGGAGGGATCTTTCTACCTGCTCGATCGGGGCCGAGAGTAATTCTACCGGAGTAAAAGCCACGGCATGATAAAAACGATCCGATCGCTGACCAGTCAGTAAGGATAGCACACCAAAGACGCTATTTTCCCGCAGTAGAGCCACGGTAATTTCTTCTCCCGCTTCATAGACTCGCGACAACTTAACGGCTCCTTTCAGCAAAAAATAGACTCTTTCAGCGGGATCTCCGGGGAAAAAGATAGTTTTGCCACGCTCGAACAACTCCACCACCGGGGGGAAATTGCCGCTGCCGATTCGACGGAACACATCTGCTAGGGGTTTATCTTGTATTAATGATAAGTCCATCTCACATCCAAAAAAGGGGAAAATTGTTTTTATTATGCAACGAGTGTCACCTCTATTAAACATAACCGCTGCCTAAACTGGGAAAAGTTTTGGGCGCTTTTTGCCAGACAATGGGGAAGGGGTGATCATTGCTGCCCCCTTATCTGTATCCCTATTATACCGAATCTCGCTGGGGTCGGCTATTGGGGAGATTTTTGTAAGAGAAACGAGAACTATGTTAGATTTAACGGGAAAAAACGCCCTAGTGACAGGAATTGCCAATAATCGCTCGATCGCTTGGGGAATTGCCCAACAACTCCATCAAGCTGGTGCAAATATCGGTGTCACCTATCTCCCCGACGAAAAAGGCCGCTTTGAGAAAAAGGTGCGAGAATTGGCCGATGAACTTAATCCCGCTTTTTATCTCCCCTGCGATGTCCAAAATGACCAACAGGTAGAAGATACTTTCGCTACAGTGGCGGAAAAATGGGGCAAACTGGATATTTTGATTCACTGTCTCGCTTTTGCCGATAAAGAGGGTTTAACGGGGGATTTTACCGCTATCCCCCGGGAAGCTTTCACTAAATCCCTAGATATTAGCACTTTTTCCCTAACCCGTCTAGCGCGATCGGCTAAACCCTTGATGACGGAAGGGGGAAGTATTATTACTCTTACCTATCTCGGTGGTGTCAAGGTAATTCCTAACTATAATTTAATGGGGGTGGCAAAAGCTGGTTTAGAAATGAGTGTTCGCTATTTAGCTGCGGAATTAGGGGGCCAAAAGATCCGAGTTAATGGTATTTCTGCCGGTCCAATTCGCACCTTAGCATCTTCGGCCGTGGGGGGAATTCTTGATATGATCCATCATGTGGAAGAAATCGCCCCTTTACATCGCACGGTGACACAAATTGAGGTGGGAAATACGGCTGCTTTTTTAGCCAGTGATCTTTCTAGTGGTATTACCGGACAGATTATTTATGTAGATTCCGGTTACGAAATTATGGGAATGTAGTTTTAAGTAGGTAGGTGTTAAAAACCATCAGCACCCCCCTTATTAAGGGTAGTAGGGTTGATTCATGAATCAACCCTACTATGAATCAACCCTAGGATCAAGGGGGTATCAAAGGCGAAATCTATCTTCAATTTAATTGAAACGACTATCATAAAAGACTATGATCGTGTTTGTTGCGAAGTTGCTGAAG
Encoded here:
- the ntcA gene encoding global nitrogen regulator NtcA, which gives rise to MDLSLIQDKPLADVFRRIGSGNFPPVVELFERGKTIFFPGDPAERVYFLLKGAVKLSRVYEAGEEITVALLRENSVFGVLSLLTGQRSDRFYHAVAFTPVELLSAPIEQVERSLRNNPDLSMLMLQGLSSRILQTEMMIETLAHRDMGSRLVSFLLILCRDFGVPTTDGIRVDLKLSHQAIAEAIGSTRVTVTRLLGELRDQEMVSIYKKKITVHNPVALSQQFT
- the fabI gene encoding enoyl-ACP reductase FabI — protein: MLDLTGKNALVTGIANNRSIAWGIAQQLHQAGANIGVTYLPDEKGRFEKKVRELADELNPAFYLPCDVQNDQQVEDTFATVAEKWGKLDILIHCLAFADKEGLTGDFTAIPREAFTKSLDISTFSLTRLARSAKPLMTEGGSIITLTYLGGVKVIPNYNLMGVAKAGLEMSVRYLAAELGGQKIRVNGISAGPIRTLASSAVGGILDMIHHVEEIAPLHRTVTQIEVGNTAAFLASDLSSGITGQIIYVDSGYEIMGM